A DNA window from Acidimicrobiales bacterium contains the following coding sequences:
- the rplQ gene encoding 50S ribosomal protein L17 codes for MKGKRFGGSSAHQKAMMSNLAASLFAAEAIDTTEAKAKALRPIAEKMITKAKKGGLHRHRQLVSELGDIEMAQKLIDDIAPRYQDRQGGYLRILKLGPRYGDKAPMARIELV; via the coding sequence ATCAAAGGAAAGCGCTTCGGCGGCTCGTCGGCCCACCAAAAGGCCATGATGTCCAATCTCGCCGCATCGCTGTTCGCTGCCGAGGCCATCGACACAACCGAGGCCAAGGCCAAGGCGCTGCGCCCGATCGCCGAGAAGATGATCACGAAGGCGAAGAAGGGCGGACTTCACCGCCACCGCCAGCTCGTCTCGGAGCTGGGCGATATCGAGATGGCCCAGAAGCTGATCGACGACATCGCGCCTCGCTATCAGGATCGCCAGGGCGGCTATCTCCGCATCCTCAAGCTGGGTCCGCGCTACGGCGACAAGGCGCCGATGGCGCGCATCGAGCTCGTCTGA
- a CDS encoding DNA-directed RNA polymerase subunit alpha gives MLIMQRPTVEALGEEDGNRQKFALGPLEPGFGYTLGNSLRRTLLSSIPGAAITQVNFDEALHEFDTIAGVVDDVTDIILNLKDVVLTCESDEPVSVRIDARGPGDVVAGDIQLPPEVSCLNPELRIATLNDKGRLAADLTVERGRGYLSSAGAPASSTIGVIPVDAIFSPVRRVAIEVEPTRVEQSTNFDRLILDIETDGSIAPRDALASAGDTLRTLISLVADMSEEPLGLDVGELPQAAGGSPDLDLPIEDLDLSERPRNCLKRVQVNTIGELLTKSADDLLSITNFGQKSLDEVIVKLDERGLALRGMSAGVS, from the coding sequence ATGCTCATCATGCAGCGGCCAACGGTGGAAGCCCTCGGAGAAGAGGACGGCAACCGTCAGAAGTTCGCCCTCGGCCCGCTCGAGCCAGGGTTCGGGTACACGCTCGGCAACTCGCTTCGGCGCACCCTGCTGTCGTCCATCCCCGGAGCAGCCATCACCCAGGTCAACTTCGACGAGGCTCTCCACGAGTTCGACACCATTGCCGGTGTCGTCGACGACGTCACCGACATCATCTTGAATCTCAAGGACGTCGTGCTCACCTGTGAGTCCGACGAGCCGGTATCGGTTCGTATCGACGCCCGCGGTCCGGGCGATGTCGTCGCAGGCGACATCCAGCTGCCCCCAGAGGTCAGCTGCCTGAACCCCGAGCTTCGCATCGCCACCCTCAACGACAAGGGCCGCCTCGCTGCGGACCTCACGGTCGAACGGGGCCGTGGCTATCTCAGTTCAGCCGGTGCTCCAGCCTCGTCGACCATCGGTGTCATCCCCGTCGACGCGATCTTCTCACCGGTGCGCCGTGTGGCCATCGAGGTCGAGCCGACCCGTGTCGAGCAAAGCACCAACTTCGATCGTCTGATCCTCGACATCGAGACCGATGGTTCGATCGCACCCCGCGACGCACTCGCCTCGGCGGGCGACACGCTGCGCACCCTCATCAGCCTCGTGGCCGATATGAGCGAGGAGCCACTCGGCCTCGACGTCGGCGAGCTTCCCCAGGCCGCGGGCGGGTCGCCCGACCTGGACCTCCCCATCGAGGATCTCGACCTTTCCGAGCGTCCTCGCAACTGCCTCAAGCGAGTGCAGGTCAACACCATCGGCGAACTGCTCACCAAGAGCGCCGACGACCTGCTCTCCATCACCAACTTCGGCCAGAAGTCCCTCGACGAGGTCATCGTCAAGCTCGATGAGCGCGGCCTCGCCCTACGCGGCATGTCGGCCGGCGTTTCCTAG
- the rpsD gene encoding 30S ribosomal protein S4 gives MARYTGPKARVSRRLGVNIWGTAGETKALDRRPYPPGEHGRDRRRNNNSEYLVQLQEKQKARFSYGMTERQFRNVYDEASRRQGVTGHLLLQLLERRLDNLVYRAGWAATRRQARQFVSHGHVNVNGRRVNIPSYRVRKGDVIELRDKARNMVVVRWNLDVLDRAVPAWLESGDGGQQVTVRELPSREQIDIPVREQLIVELYSK, from the coding sequence ATGGCTCGTTACACCGGTCCCAAGGCCAGGGTTTCTCGCCGTCTGGGCGTCAACATCTGGGGAACTGCGGGTGAGACCAAGGCTCTCGACCGTCGCCCCTACCCCCCGGGCGAGCACGGCCGCGATCGCCGTCGCAACAACAACTCCGAGTACCTGGTTCAGCTCCAGGAAAAGCAGAAGGCCCGCTTCTCCTACGGGATGACCGAGCGCCAGTTCCGCAACGTCTACGACGAGGCGAGCCGTCGCCAGGGCGTCACCGGCCACCTGCTCCTGCAGCTCCTCGAACGCCGTCTCGACAACCTCGTGTACCGCGCCGGCTGGGCCGCAACCCGCCGCCAGGCGCGCCAGTTCGTCTCGCACGGTCACGTCAACGTGAACGGTCGTCGGGTCAACATTCCCAGCTACCGCGTCCGCAAGGGCGACGTCATCGAGCTTCGCGACAAGGCCCGCAACATGGTCGTCGTGCGCTGGAACCTCGACGTACTCGATCGGGCCGTTCCGGCCTGGCTCGAGTCGGGCGACGGCGGCCAGCAGGTGACCGTCCGCGAGCTTCCGTCTCGCGAGCAGATCGACATACCCGTCCGCGAACAGCTCATCGTTGAGCTGTACAGCAAGTAA
- the rpsK gene encoding 30S ribosomal protein S11, which yields MAKPPAGGRRPRRRERKNVTHGVAHIKSSFNNTIITFTDLQGNALSWASAGNVGFKGSRTSTPYAAQQAAEQAARRAMEHGVRKVDVEVKGPGSGRETAIRSIQSTGIEITGIKDVTPVPHNGCRPPKRRRV from the coding sequence ATGGCAAAGCCACCAGCCGGGGGACGTCGCCCCCGCCGCAGAGAACGCAAGAACGTCACGCACGGCGTCGCTCATATCAAGAGCTCGTTCAACAACACGATCATCACCTTCACCGACCTGCAGGGCAACGCGCTCTCGTGGGCGTCGGCCGGAAACGTCGGCTTCAAGGGTTCGCGCACGTCGACCCCCTACGCTGCCCAGCAGGCCGCCGAGCAGGCAGCCCGCCGCGCCATGGAGCACGGCGTGCGCAAGGTCGATGTCGAGGTCAAGGGCCCGGGCTCGGGCCGCGAAACCGCTATCCGTTCCATCCAGAGCACCGGTATCGAGATCACCGGTATCAAGGACGTCACGCCCGTTCCCCACAACGGTTGCCGTCCGCCGAAGCGTCGGAGGGTCTGA
- the rpsM gene encoding 30S ribosomal protein S13, which yields MARIAGIDIPREKRVVISLTYLYGIGQTRAESICEATGIDPSTRVRDLTDDEVNNIRAHIDENYKVEGDLRRDVSQDIKRKMEIGCYQGLRHRRGLPVRGQRTHTNARTRKGPKRTVAGKKKAPRK from the coding sequence ATGGCACGTATTGCCGGCATCGACATCCCCCGCGAAAAGCGCGTGGTCATCTCGCTCACCTACCTCTATGGCATCGGGCAGACCCGAGCCGAGAGTATCTGTGAGGCCACGGGCATCGACCCCAGCACGCGGGTCCGCGACCTCACCGATGACGAGGTCAACAACATCCGCGCTCACATCGACGAGAACTACAAGGTCGAGGGCGACCTTCGCCGCGATGTGTCCCAGGACATCAAGCGCAAGATGGAGATCGGTTGCTACCAGGGACTGCGCCACCGCCGTGGCCTCCCGGTTCGTGGGCAGCGCACCCACACCAACGCTCGCACCCGCAAGGGACCCAAGCGCACAGTGGCCGGCAAGAAGAAGGCCCCCCGCAAGTAG
- the rpmJ gene encoding 50S ribosomal protein L36 — protein MKVKPSVKRICDKCRVIRRRGRVQVICTNPRHKQRQG, from the coding sequence GTGAAGGTAAAACCAAGCGTCAAGCGAATCTGCGACAAGTGCCGCGTCATCCGTCGGCGCGGTCGAGTTCAAGTCATTTGCACCAACCCTCGCCACAAGCAGCGCCAGGGATAG
- the infA gene encoding translation initiation factor IF-1, whose translation MPKPKDDVIVLEGKVVEPLPGAMFRVELDNGHSVLAHISGKMRMHYIRILPGDRVQVELTPYDLSRGRITYRYK comes from the coding sequence CTGCCGAAACCCAAAGACGATGTGATCGTCCTGGAAGGAAAGGTCGTCGAGCCACTTCCGGGAGCGATGTTCCGAGTTGAACTCGACAACGGGCACAGCGTGCTGGCCCACATAAGCGGCAAGATGCGGATGCACTACATCCGCATCCTTCCAGGAGACCGTGTTCAGGTCGAACTGACCCCCTACGACCTCAGCCGCGGTCGCATCACATATCGGTACAAGTAG
- a CDS encoding adenylate kinase has protein sequence MTHRLIVMGKQGAGKGTQCVRLSERYGIPHISTGDMLRAAVEAGTELGERAKAIMDAGDLVPDDLMMSIVEDRLSQPDASNGFLLDGFPRTSVQAEWLDGALAPGGVDLAVSIEVPDEIVVERMLSRGRADDTEDAIRRRLDLYSEQTAPLLDHYSSASRLVTVDGFGDEDTVEARLAEAIDARLGGEE, from the coding sequence ATGACGCACAGGCTGATCGTCATGGGCAAGCAGGGTGCAGGCAAGGGCACCCAATGCGTGCGGCTCTCCGAGCGCTATGGCATTCCTCATATCTCGACTGGCGACATGTTGCGCGCCGCGGTCGAGGCCGGAACCGAGCTCGGCGAACGTGCCAAGGCGATCATGGACGCCGGGGACCTGGTTCCCGACGACCTGATGATGTCCATCGTCGAGGATCGCCTGTCGCAGCCCGACGCTTCCAACGGGTTCTTGCTCGATGGCTTTCCCCGCACATCTGTTCAGGCCGAGTGGCTCGACGGTGCGCTTGCCCCCGGGGGCGTCGACCTGGCGGTGAGCATCGAGGTGCCAGACGAGATCGTCGTCGAGCGGATGCTGTCCAGAGGGCGTGCAGACGACACCGAGGATGCAATCCGTCGTCGGCTCGATCTGTATTCGGAGCAGACCGCTCCGCTGCTCGACCATTACTCGTCCGCCAGCCGTCTTGTCACGGTCGACGGATTCGGCGACGAAGACACTGTCGAGGCCCGCTTGGCCGAGGCAATCGACGCCAGATTGGGCGGGGAGGAATAA
- the secY gene encoding preprotein translocase subunit SecY has translation MRNIFKVPELRNKILFTVTIIALYRIGAQVPVPGIDFDRIIELRDSAEQTGGVLGILNLFSGGALTNFAIFALGIMPYITASIIIQILTVAIPKLEELQQQGAVGQRKITQYTRYLTLAIAFLQATGITFVFGRGGGSALGNSSGIEVLPQFTFGRVMLVIISLTAGTALLMWMGELISQRGVGNGMSLLIFASVVSGLPYDGARLRATEGNLYLFIAIIVAIGLMVAIIFIEQGQRRIPVQFAKRQMGRRMYGGQSTYIPLKVNQSGVIPIIFASSVLFLPVLLSNVINWSWFQTFINDYLTQPDNPVYVIVFGLMIVGFAYFYTAVTFDPIKQADSIRKQGGFIPGIRPGPQTERYLGKVLSRITLPGALFIAAVALVPSILIAITAPGLGSVSGLGGGGAALSFGGVSILIASGVALETMKQVDSQLMMRNYEGFLR, from the coding sequence ATGCGCAACATATTCAAGGTGCCCGAGCTGAGGAACAAGATCCTCTTCACGGTCACGATCATTGCGCTCTACCGAATCGGAGCCCAGGTGCCGGTACCCGGCATCGACTTCGACCGAATCATCGAGCTGCGCGACAGCGCCGAACAAACCGGCGGCGTACTCGGCATCCTGAACCTGTTCTCGGGTGGCGCCCTCACCAACTTCGCCATCTTCGCGCTCGGGATCATGCCCTACATCACGGCGTCGATCATCATCCAGATCCTCACCGTGGCGATCCCCAAGCTCGAAGAGCTGCAGCAACAGGGTGCAGTCGGTCAGCGCAAGATCACCCAGTACACCCGTTATCTGACGCTTGCCATCGCGTTCCTGCAGGCCACCGGGATCACCTTCGTGTTCGGCCGTGGTGGTGGTTCGGCGTTGGGCAACAGCTCTGGCATCGAGGTGCTGCCTCAGTTCACCTTCGGGCGCGTGATGCTGGTGATCATCTCGCTCACCGCCGGCACAGCCCTGCTGATGTGGATGGGTGAGCTGATCAGCCAAAGAGGCGTTGGCAACGGCATGTCGTTGCTGATCTTCGCCTCGGTGGTGTCGGGCTTGCCATACGACGGCGCCCGTCTGCGGGCAACCGAGGGCAACCTCTACCTGTTCATTGCGATCATCGTGGCCATCGGCCTGATGGTGGCCATCATCTTCATCGAGCAGGGCCAGCGACGCATTCCGGTCCAATTCGCCAAGCGTCAGATGGGCCGGCGCATGTACGGCGGCCAGAGCACATACATTCCGCTCAAGGTCAACCAGTCCGGCGTCATCCCCATCATCTTCGCCAGCTCGGTGCTGTTCTTGCCCGTCCTGCTCTCGAATGTCATCAACTGGAGCTGGTTCCAGACATTCATCAACGACTATCTGACCCAGCCAGACAACCCGGTCTACGTGATCGTGTTCGGCCTGATGATCGTGGGCTTCGCCTACTTCTACACCGCGGTCACCTTCGACCCGATCAAGCAGGCCGACAGCATTCGTAAGCAGGGTGGCTTCATCCCGGGCATCAGGCCTGGGCCTCAGACCGAGCGTTACCTCGGCAAGGTGCTGTCTCGCATCACCTTGCCAGGCGCCCTGTTCATCGCTGCCGTCGCCCTGGTGCCTTCGATCCTGATCGCCATCACGGCCCCCGGCTTGGGTTCTGTCTCGGGCCTTGGCGGCGGTGGAGCTGCGCTGTCGTTCGGCGGTGTTTCGATCCTCATCGCGTCGGGCGTAGCGCTCGAGACGATGAAGCAGGTCGATAGCCAGCTGATGATGCGCAACTACGAGGGGTTCTTGAGATGA
- the rplO gene encoding 50S ribosomal protein L15, which translates to MLKPHDLRPAEGAKKDRQRVGRGIAGKGGKTAGRGTKGQKARSKVPVWYEGGQYPLQRSIPKLKGFTNPFRVEYQVINLDVVASLGVDEVTPELLLENGLIGKNSLVKILGRGEISSAVSVKAHAFSRSAEAAITAAGGTVETLPLPFGGPRPPAKGNQHTNR; encoded by the coding sequence ATGCTCAAGCCACATGACCTGCGCCCGGCAGAGGGTGCAAAGAAGGACCGTCAGCGTGTCGGTCGAGGCATAGCCGGCAAGGGCGGCAAGACCGCCGGCCGCGGCACCAAGGGCCAGAAGGCTCGCAGCAAGGTACCAGTCTGGTACGAGGGTGGTCAGTACCCCTTGCAGCGCAGCATCCCCAAGCTCAAGGGCTTCACCAACCCGTTCCGTGTCGAATATCAGGTGATCAACCTCGACGTCGTCGCGAGCCTCGGAGTCGACGAGGTGACCCCCGAACTTCTCCTCGAGAACGGTCTCATCGGCAAGAACTCGCTGGTCAAGATCCTTGGCCGCGGCGAGATCTCCTCCGCGGTGTCGGTCAAGGCTCACGCCTTCTCCAGGTCGGCCGAAGCGGCCATCACCGCCGCTGGCGGTACGGTTGAGACCCTGCCCCTTCCATTCGGCGGGCCGCGTCCGCCGGCCAAGGGCAATCAGCACACCAACCGCTGA
- the rpmD gene encoding 50S ribosomal protein L30 codes for MSGANLKVTQVRSAIGSKPVHRGTLRALGLGRIGKSNTLADGPVLQGMLRKVAHLVAVEPAEES; via the coding sequence GTGAGCGGTGCAAACTTGAAGGTCACCCAGGTGCGCTCGGCCATCGGCTCGAAGCCCGTTCATCGCGGAACACTTCGTGCCCTCGGTCTGGGTCGCATCGGCAAGTCGAACACTCTGGCCGACGGGCCGGTGCTCCAGGGAATGCTGCGCAAGGTCGCACACCTGGTCGCCGTCGAACCGGCCGAAGAAAGCTGA
- the rpsE gene encoding 30S ribosomal protein S5 — MGNNNQRGNRRDENRRPERDRNGRDADGLRESRVIDINRVAKVVKGGRRFAFTALVVIGDGAGRVGLGYGKAKEVPLAIQKGTEEAKKNLFEVPLAGSTITHPVLGELGAGKVLLKPASPGTGVIAGGAARAILEEAGIHDVLAKSLGSSNHINVAKATIEGLKDLKRPDEIAAARGLSPEECIPAGVLNAYRETQRAKAVASVDEEAAS, encoded by the coding sequence ATGGGTAACAACAACCAACGTGGTAACCGTCGCGACGAGAACCGTCGCCCCGAGCGCGATCGCAATGGTCGTGACGCCGACGGTCTTCGCGAGTCTCGAGTCATCGACATCAACCGTGTCGCCAAGGTCGTCAAGGGCGGCCGCCGGTTTGCCTTCACAGCCCTCGTTGTCATCGGCGACGGCGCCGGTCGCGTCGGCCTTGGCTACGGCAAGGCCAAAGAGGTGCCGCTGGCTATCCAGAAGGGCACCGAAGAGGCGAAGAAGAACCTCTTCGAGGTTCCCCTGGCCGGCTCCACCATCACCCACCCCGTTCTGGGCGAGCTCGGTGCAGGCAAGGTACTGCTGAAGCCGGCTTCTCCCGGTACCGGCGTGATCGCCGGCGGTGCAGCCCGAGCCATCCTCGAAGAGGCCGGCATCCACGATGTATTGGCCAAGTCGCTCGGATCTTCGAACCACATCAACGTCGCAAAGGCGACCATCGAGGGTCTCAAGGACCTGAAGCGCCCTGACGAGATCGCAGCGGCTCGAGGCCTGTCGCCCGAGGAGTGCATCCCGGCCGGCGTTCTCAATGCGTACCGCGAGACTCAGAGGGCCAAGGCCGTGGCCTCGGTCGACGAGGAGGCTGCATCGTGA
- the rplR gene encoding 50S ribosomal protein L18: MSNNQHARARRHTRVRKKIIGTPQRPRLAVFRSNRHMVAQVIDDLNGRTLAAASTHESDIRQAGVTGNKDAATRVGSLIAQRASAVGVSRVVFDRGGNQYHGRVAALADAAREGGLEF, encoded by the coding sequence ATGAGCAACAATCAACACGCACGAGCTCGGCGACACACCCGGGTTCGCAAGAAGATCATCGGCACCCCGCAGCGGCCGCGCCTCGCGGTGTTCCGCTCGAACCGCCACATGGTCGCCCAGGTAATCGACGACCTCAACGGTCGCACCCTTGCCGCCGCGTCGACCCACGAGTCGGACATCCGTCAGGCTGGCGTCACGGGCAACAAGGACGCTGCCACCCGGGTCGGCAGCCTGATCGCCCAGCGCGCCTCGGCCGTTGGGGTTTCACGTGTCGTCTTCGATCGCGGCGGCAACCAATACCACGGCCGTGTCGCGGCACTGGCCGACGCCGCTCGCGAGGGCGGACTGGAGTTCTGA
- the rplF gene encoding 50S ribosomal protein L6, whose amino-acid sequence MSRIGKAPVAIPGGVEVKVDGDDVVVKGPKGQLTQAIPDGISVSVEDGTVSVTRGDDEGETRSLHGLTRALIANMVKGVSDGFTKELSIVGVGYRAQAKGPGELELALGFSHPVSVVAPEGVTFEVPTPTSIKVSGIDKQLVGQVAADIREYRKPEPYKGKGIRYVNEYVLRKAGKAGK is encoded by the coding sequence ATGTCTCGAATCGGTAAAGCACCAGTCGCCATCCCCGGCGGCGTAGAGGTGAAGGTCGACGGCGACGATGTTGTCGTCAAGGGCCCCAAAGGCCAGCTCACCCAGGCCATCCCGGACGGCATCTCGGTCTCGGTAGAGGACGGCACCGTCTCGGTGACGCGTGGCGACGACGAGGGCGAAACCCGCTCGCTGCACGGCCTGACCCGTGCCCTCATCGCCAACATGGTCAAGGGTGTCAGCGACGGCTTCACCAAGGAACTGTCCATCGTGGGTGTCGGCTACCGCGCCCAGGCGAAGGGCCCAGGTGAGCTCGAGCTGGCTCTCGGTTTCTCGCACCCCGTCTCGGTGGTGGCCCCCGAGGGCGTCACCTTCGAGGTCCCCACACCGACCAGCATCAAGGTCTCCGGAATCGACAAGCAGCTGGTCGGACAGGTCGCCGCTGACATCCGCGAGTACCGCAAGCCAGAGCCCTACAAGGGCAAGGGCATCCGGTACGTCAACGAGTACGTACTCCGCAAGGCCGGCAAGGCCGGCAAGTGA
- the rpsH gene encoding 30S ribosomal protein S8, protein MTMTDPIADMLTRIRNASQARKDAVSMPSSKLKEALAGILAAEGYINGYKVETPEGRPQNTLKIDLKYSEDRKQTISGITRVSKPGLRVYSKSDEVPRVLGGLGIAVLSTSQGLMTDREARRRKVGGEVLCYVW, encoded by the coding sequence ATGACCATGACCGACCCCATCGCCGACATGCTGACGCGTATTCGCAACGCATCTCAGGCCCGCAAGGACGCCGTGTCCATGCCGTCCTCCAAGCTCAAGGAAGCCCTCGCCGGCATCCTCGCTGCAGAGGGCTATATCAACGGCTACAAGGTGGAAACACCCGAAGGCCGCCCGCAGAACACACTGAAGATCGATCTCAAGTACTCAGAAGACCGTAAGCAGACCATCTCGGGTATCACCCGTGTGTCGAAGCCCGGCCTTCGCGTGTACAGCAAGTCCGACGAGGTCCCACGGGTCCTCGGCGGCCTCGGTATCGCAGTGTTGTCGACCAGCCAGGGACTCATGACCGACCGTGAAGCGCGCAGGCGCAAGGTCGGTGGTGAGGTGCTCTGCTACGTCTGGTAG
- a CDS encoding type Z 30S ribosomal protein S14, giving the protein MAKKALIEKQKRTPKFKVRAYSRCNRCGRPHSVYRKFGLCRICFREMAHAGELPGVTKASW; this is encoded by the coding sequence ATGGCCAAGAAGGCACTCATCGAGAAGCAGAAGCGCACTCCCAAGTTCAAGGTGCGCGCCTACAGCCGCTGCAACCGCTGCGGCCGGCCTCACTCGGTCTATCGCAAGTTCGGCCTGTGCCGCATCTGTTTCCGCGAGATGGCCCACGCCGGCGAACTGCCGGGCGTGACCAAGGCGAGCTGGTGA
- the rplE gene encoding 50S ribosomal protein L5, translated as MKAIYRDEVRNALKDELGLPNIMMVPKLSKISLNMGVGSALTNRANLDGALSDLTTIAGQKAVPTRAKKSIAGFKLREGNAIGARVTLRGNQMWEFYDRLVTLAIPRIRDFRGLNPKGFDGRGNYTFGVTEQLIFPEIDYDKVSATRGLNITLVTTATTDDHGRALLSALGFPFKREGQD; from the coding sequence ATGAAGGCCATCTATCGAGACGAGGTGCGCAACGCCCTCAAAGACGAACTCGGCCTCCCGAACATCATGATGGTTCCCAAGCTCAGCAAGATCAGCCTCAACATGGGCGTGGGCAGTGCCCTCACCAACCGGGCCAATCTCGATGGCGCCTTGTCGGACCTCACCACCATCGCCGGTCAAAAGGCAGTCCCAACACGGGCCAAGAAGTCGATCGCCGGCTTCAAGCTCCGCGAGGGCAACGCAATCGGTGCGCGGGTGACCCTGCGCGGGAACCAGATGTGGGAGTTCTACGACCGCCTGGTGACGCTGGCCATTCCCCGCATTCGTGACTTCCGGGGTCTCAACCCCAAGGGTTTCGACGGGCGTGGCAACTACACCTTCGGTGTCACCGAGCAGTTGATCTTCCCCGAGATCGACTACGACAAGGTCTCGGCGACCAGGGGTCTGAACATCACCCTTGTGACCACCGCAACCACTGACGACCACGGACGCGCTCTTCTCAGTGCGCTCGGATTCCCGTTCAAGCGGGAGGGACAGGACTAA
- the rplX gene encoding 50S ribosomal protein L24 — protein sequence MKIKKGDRVRVLAGKDRGAEGEVIHVDPRANKVLVEGVNIARRHTRPTQVNQQGGIIDKIMPINASNVAVVCPKTGKAGRVGYRTEGGTKVRFHKVSGEELS from the coding sequence ATGAAGATCAAGAAGGGCGACCGAGTCCGGGTGCTCGCGGGCAAAGACCGTGGTGCCGAGGGCGAGGTCATCCACGTCGACCCAAGAGCCAACAAGGTGCTCGTCGAAGGCGTGAACATCGCCAGGCGTCACACCCGGCCCACCCAGGTCAACCAGCAGGGCGGCATCATCGACAAGATCATGCCGATCAACGCTTCGAACGTTGCGGTTGTTTGCCCCAAGACCGGCAAGGCCGGCCGGGTGGGCTACCGCACCGAAGGCGGAACCAAGGTGCGCTTCCACAAGGTGTCTGGGGAGGAGCTGTCGTGA
- the rplN gene encoding 50S ribosomal protein L14, giving the protein MIQQETRLKVADNSGAREVLCIKVLGGSRRRYATVGDVFIATVKDAIPGANVKKGDVVRCVVVRTRKERRRADGSYIRFDENAAVLINNNNEPRGTRIFGPVGRELREKRFMRIVSLAPEVL; this is encoded by the coding sequence ATGATCCAGCAGGAGACGCGCCTCAAGGTCGCCGACAACAGCGGCGCTCGCGAGGTTCTTTGCATCAAGGTGCTCGGTGGTTCTCGCCGGCGCTACGCCACGGTCGGTGATGTGTTCATCGCCACCGTCAAGGACGCCATACCAGGCGCCAACGTCAAGAAGGGCGACGTCGTTCGCTGCGTGGTGGTTCGCACCCGCAAGGAACGTCGCCGTGCCGACGGCTCGTACATCCGCTTCGACGAGAACGCAGCCGTGCTCATCAACAACAACAACGAGCCCCGGGGTACGCGCATTTTCGGCCCCGTCGGTCGTGAGCTTCGCGAGAAGCGCTTCATGCGCATCGTGTCGCTCGCCCCGGAGGTGCTGTGA
- the rpsQ gene encoding 30S ribosomal protein S17: MSTESVNPDERPNRRKVREGLVVSISMEKTAVVAVVERVRHPRYNKTVQRTKKLYVHDEDNDVRIGDRVRVAETRPLSKTKRWRLLEVVERAR; this comes from the coding sequence ATGTCCACCGAGTCCGTCAACCCAGACGAGCGGCCGAACCGCCGCAAGGTCCGCGAGGGCCTGGTCGTTTCCATCTCGATGGAAAAGACCGCCGTTGTCGCCGTGGTCGAGCGGGTACGTCACCCGCGCTACAACAAGACTGTCCAGCGCACCAAGAAGCTCTACGTCCACGACGAGGACAACGACGTGCGCATCGGTGACCGGGTTCGTGTCGCCGAGACGAGGCCCCTCTCGAAGACCAAGCGCTGGCGCTTGCTCGAGGTTGTGGAGCGTGCGCGATGA
- the rpmC gene encoding 50S ribosomal protein L29, producing MAKDLRQLDDGQLVERLAETKQELFNLRFQFVTGQLESPAAVTKAKRQVARINTILREREIAAAERLAEES from the coding sequence ATGGCCAAGGATCTGCGCCAGCTCGACGACGGTCAGCTCGTCGAGCGCCTGGCCGAGACCAAGCAGGAGCTTTTCAACCTGCGCTTCCAGTTCGTAACCGGCCAGCTCGAGAGCCCGGCCGCCGTGACGAAGGCCAAGCGCCAGGTAGCCCGCATCAACACCATCTTGCGCGAACGCGAGATAGCTGCCGCCGAGCGCCTGGCGGAGGAGAGCTGA
- the rplP gene encoding 50S ribosomal protein L16, whose translation MLMPKKVKHRKHQRGRMKGAAKGGDTLQFADFGIQALEPGWITARQIEAARIAMTRHVKRGGKVWIRVFPDKPVTAKPAETRMGSGKGNPERWIAVVKPGRVMFELGGVNEELTRAALERAIQKLPIKARIVSREGAM comes from the coding sequence ATGTTGATGCCCAAGAAAGTCAAGCACCGCAAGCACCAGCGCGGTCGCATGAAGGGCGCCGCCAAGGGCGGTGACACCCTGCAGTTCGCCGATTTCGGCATCCAGGCGCTCGAGCCGGGCTGGATCACTGCCCGCCAGATCGAGGCCGCACGTATCGCGATGACCCGTCACGTCAAGCGTGGCGGAAAGGTCTGGATCCGGGTCTTCCCGGACAAGCCCGTCACCGCCAAGCCAGCTGAGACCCGTATGGGCTCCGGCAAGGGCAACCCCGAGCGCTGGATCGCCGTGGTGAAGCCCGGTCGGGTCATGTTCGAGCTCGGTGGCGTCAACGAGGAGCTCACCCGAGCCGCCCTCGAGCGCGCCATCCAGAAGCTTCCGATCAAGGCCCGCATCGTCAGCCGTGAAGGAGCGATGTAA